In Quercus lobata isolate SW786 chromosome 12, ValleyOak3.0 Primary Assembly, whole genome shotgun sequence, a genomic segment contains:
- the LOC115970538 gene encoding uncharacterized protein LOC115970538 produces MPPRNSTPSNSEPNPENPAGVLNAIRSLAEVVEKHVSTSGTAKPKDAENEGCTIEQFRKMSPPSFLGNPNPTEAETWIMQMEKFFDVIGCSKVQKVSFASFMLKGEAEHWWRSTKKTVPLKEDEILTWTVFLDAFHEKYFPKSVRDEKEVEFMELIQGNKTVLQYEAKFTELSRFSLHIVVDDVRKAKKFQTGLQPSIRTRMAALRLKTYSEVVETTKVVEKECEDYQRIRDQDKKRSEPKGSQKENENDKPFKKKTTIELETNVVQQVIENCLKCGKKHNGICYSESGACFKCGQMGHRIKDCPALKSELMVKHKDVNQRPKIHMRVNFLHQFPHVGSIFFFFSASGILN; encoded by the coding sequence ATGCCACCCCGCAATTCTACCCCTTCTAATTCTGAGCCAAATCCTGAAAACCCTGCGGGTGTTTTAAATGCTATTAGAAGTCTTGCTGAGGTGGTGGAAAAACATGTTAGTACTAGTGGAACAGCTAAGCCCAAAGATGCTGAGAATGAAGGATGTACCATTGAGCAATTTAGGAAAATGAGTCCTCCTTCATTTTTGGGAAACCCTAATCCTACAGAAGCAGAGACTTGGATAATGCAAATGGAGAAATTTTTTGATGTGATTGGTTGTAGTAAAGTGCAAAAAGTCTCTTTTGCTTCCTTTATGCTGAAGGGGGAGGCAGAGCATTGGTGGAGATCCACCAAAAAGACTGTACCACTTAAGGAAGATGAGATATTGACTTGGACTGTTTTCCTTGATGCTTTTCATgagaaatattttccaaaaagtGTACGAGATGAGAAAGAAGTGGAGTTTATGGAGCTCATTCAAGGGAATAAAACGGTGTTACAATATGAGGCTAAATTTACTGAGTTGTCTCGATTTTCCCTTCATATTGTGGTTGATGATGTTAGAAAGGCTAAGAAATTTCAAACAGGACTACAACCAAGTATTAGAACTAGGATGGCAGCCTTACGATTGAAGACTTATTCTGAGGTAGTGGAAACTACAAAAGTTgttgagaaggaatgtgaagaCTATCAGAGAATTCGAGATCAAGATAAAAAGAGATCCGAGCCTAAAGgatctcaaaaagaaaatgaaaatgacaaaCCATTCAAGAAGAAGACTACAATAGAACTAGAGACTAATGTGGTGCAACAAGTAATAGAGAATTGTTTGAAGTGTGGTAAAAAGCATAATGGTATTTGCTATAGTGAAAGTGGGGCATGTTTTAAGTGTGGACAAATGGGTCATCGTATCAAAGATTGCCCAGCTTTGAAGAGTGAGCTGATGGTTAAGCATAAAGATGTGAATCAAAGGCCAAAAATCCACATGAGAGTCAATTTCTTGCACCAGTTCCCTCATGTTGGGagtatcttcttcttcttcagcgCCAGTGGGATTTTGAACTGA